The following proteins are co-located in the Leishmania major strain Friedlin complete genome, chromosome 30 genome:
- a CDS encoding adenosine kinase-like protein — MYVGCVGKDKHGDQIRSAAEADGTTMELEVSSDKRSGLCVVCRDGNSRTLVVHPSSASSLRDDFVSSAAAQEGQRSAKTVYTTAYASVVRVRQTLQLMTSSRCHTLPDGLKQLAAMGLANQRVLDDFGEGLVDVLGKLDIIIGNPEEMYDLAMMLQWVPSEMSDMVLAKKIATEMMCDRHGVRRVIMTRGAEPIIYAASAGESGEVPVVATCAHSAKLLATGAGDAFAGGFLAAMAAKPDDVAFCCRLSAQAATFMINHSLVTLRTDEACLAELQT, encoded by the coding sequence ACGGCGACCAAATTCGgtccgccgccgaggccgaCGGCACCACGATGGAACTCGAGGTGAGCAGCGACAAGCGCAGCGGACTGTGCGTCGTTTGTAGGGACGGAAACTCTCGCACCCTTGTCGTCCACCCGTCGTCTGCCAGCTCCCTGAGAGACGACTTTGTGAGCTCTGCTGCGGCTCAAGAAGGACAGCGCTCCGCAAAGACAGTATACACGACTGCGTACGCCAGTGTCGTTCGTGTCCGCCAGACCTTGCAACTGATGACCAGCTCGCGCTGCCACACGCTGCCTGATGGGCTCAAGCAGCTAGCGGCTATGGGCCTCGCCAACCAGCGCGTGCTCGACGACTTTGGCGAGGGCCTCGTCGACGTGCTCGGAAAGCTCGACATCATCATAGGCAACCCGGAGGAGATGTACGACCTTGCCATGATGCTGCAGTGGGTTCCAAGCGAGATGTCCGACATGGTGCTGGCCAAGAAGATTGCGACGGAGATGATGTGCGACCGGCACGGTGTGCGCCGTGTCATCATGACACGTGGGGCAGAGCCGATCATCTACGCCGCCAGTGCGGGTGAGTCTGGTGAGGTTCCTGTGGTGGCCACCTGCGCCCACTCGGCGAAACTCCTGGCGACTGGCGCGGGTGATGCTTTCGCCGGTGGTTTCCTTGCCGCCATGGCAGCCAAGCCGGATGATGTGGCTTTCTGTTGCCGACTCAGCGCTCAGGCGGCAACGTTCATGATTAATCACAGCCTCGTAACCTTGCGGACGGACGAGGCGTGTctcgcggagctgcagacGTGA